The genomic segment TCTAAAATTAAAGACCAAAGAATCCTACGAAAAAGGTGTGAAGGCATTTTATTCTAATTCATTCGAAGACGCAAAACAAATGTTTGAGAATGTAATCTCAATCTTCCCGGATGATAAGGCCACTCAACTTTACTTAAAACGTTTGTACCCTGTAACTCATGATCGGAAGTTAGAAGAAGTAGAAGAATAACCGGGCACGAACGGCATCTGATCCTGATAAATCACCCGTCATTAGGAACTTGAAAAGGCTATTTTATTCTTTCCTAAAGAAGGGAGGAGTAAAATATTCCTACAAACATACTCCAATGTACCTATTCAGGGTTTTCGTTCTAATTTTATGTTTTTCGGCCTCGTCTTTGTTTTCAGAGGAGGCTATCCCTTTATCTTCACAAGTAGAACGTAAAAGAATTAGTACTGAGGTCTATTTTTTGGAAGATTCTAATAAGGGTCTTGGTATAGAGAAGGCCTCTTCAGTAGAATATTCCGGAAAATTCAAAAAATCGGATATGGATCCTTTGAATTTCGGACAGACTAACTTCGATTATTGGATCAAGATTACCCTTAAAAACCCAGAAAAGACACAGATCCGAAAAATATTAGAATTAGATTATACAAATATTGATCGGGTGGACTTTTTTGCGGAGAATAGTTCCGGCAAACAAGAGTTAGTCAACTCAAGCGGGATGGCTTTTCCTTATCCTGTTCGAAAAGTAAATCACAGAAATTTTATCTATACTTTAGATTTTCAACCTGAACAAACCCGCACCTTCTATCTCAAGTTGAACACAAGCGGTGGTTTAGTTTTTCCTCTGATACTTTGGAATCCGGAGACATTCTATCATCATAACGCTGATATTCATTTAGGCCTTGGATTGTATTATGGGATCATGTGTGTGATGATCCTCTATCATTTATTAATATTCTTATCTACTCGAGATATCAGTTATCTATTTTTTGTGACCAATATTTTTGGATTTTTCGGGATACAATTGGTTCTTACTGGTCATGGATTTCAATATCTTTGGTCGGAATATCCTGATCTACAGAGGAATTTGTATGTAGTCTTTACTGGAATATGTATGTCTTCTTTGGTTTTATTTGCCCAAAAGTTTTTGAATACTGAAGAGAATATAAATCGTAATCTGAATTATTCTCTTAATTTTACTTGGGCGCTTCACGCTCTTCTAATATTTTCTCCTTTGTTTTTGCCTCCAGAGTTTACTGTAAAAGTAAGTTTGGCTTTGAGTATTCTTGCTCCTTCTTTAGTCTTGATTGCGGCTTCTATTTGCTTTTTCAAAAATTATAGACCAGCTAGATACTTCTTATTGGCGTTTAGCTTCTTATGTATTTCCGGAATGTTCGTGGTTTTAAAATTTGCGAATCTGGTCGGAGTTTCTAATTGGGCAGATGATGGATTGTATATAGGATCTTCTATGTCTGCATTGATATTCTCATTTGCGTTGGCTGATAAGATCAATATTCTCAAAAAAGAAAAAGAAGATGCACAACGAAAGATTTTTGAAGCCCAAAAAGAAAATCTGGAAATGCAAAAAACTCTAAACGACTCTTTAGAGTTTTTGGTAATAGAAAGAACCAAAACAATAGAAGAGCAAAAATTAGATATAGAAGCTAAGGCAAAATTGATCGAGAAGGATCTTGCCATTGCAGGAAAGATCCAGTTTTCACTTCTTCCTTCTGTTCTTCCAAAAGCACATAATGTAAGAATTGCATATAGATGTATTCCTATGCTTCACGTTGGTGGTGACTTTGTAGACTTGATCTCCGATAGAACAGGTAGAGCGCTCGGAATTTTTATCTGCGATGTGACAGGACATGGAACTGGTGCAGCGATGGTTGCTGCAATGGTAAAGATGGCTCTTGCAGATTGGTCCGATTATCTAAGCGATCCAGGATACATGCTTGCAAAAATGAGAGCGCAACTCATGGGAAAACTGAACGGAAATTTTGTAACTGCTACTATGATCACATTCTATCCTGAATCAGGAAGGATCTTGATCGCAAACGCAGGACATCCTGAAGCAATATTGATTCGCAAATCTAATGGGAAACATGAGACTTATCGTCCTTCCGGGATTGCTATCAATGAGTTCTTATCTACTCCTAATTACCAAACTTTAAAGACTGAATTGACTAAGGGTGATAAGCTTATCCTTTATACCGATGGTCTTCCTGAAGCAAGATCTAAAGATGGGGACTTTTACGGAGACGATAGATTTTTAGATCTTCTTAAAAACTTCTCAGAATTAGAGCCTGAACTTTTTTGCAATTCAGTAATCGGTAAGATCCAACATTTCACTGAAGAAGAACAAAGTTCTCATGACGATATGGCAATGGTCGTCTTAGAATATCTAGGTTAATTCTTCCTTAATTTTTCAAACAGAAGGCTGTAGAAACGCCTTTGTACAATCCGATATTTAAGTCAGTCCTTAGGTAAAATATATGATAAGCTCGAATAATCGCGTTAGGGTATATTGGGATATACTCGTATTCGTTTGTATATTTTGGGCTTCTTTAGAATCTCCTCTTCGGATCGTTATCTCTTACGATCAAAACCTTCTTCTTATCAGTATTTACTTTTTCATAGATTCTGTTTTCGGATTGGATATCATATGGAATTGTATCACTCCTGAGTTTAAAGACGGGAAATGGGTCTTAGTACGTTCTCAAGTGATCCGAGATTACTTAAGATCTTGGTTTATTATAGACCTGATCGCTGCTCTTCCACTTGAATATGCCGCATTCAAAATTTTCGGAGTACAACAATCCCAATATCCTTATTTATATTTGGTCTTGGGTATCACTCGTATCTTAAAAGTTTTCAGGATTTCGGAGATCCTACATAGGATCAATCTTGCATTTCAACCTACACCTGGGGTCTTAAGATTAGTCCTTTTTGGCTTTTGGGTAACTTTGGTCGCTCATTGGTGTGCAGTTGGTTGGCTGTAT from the Leptospira saintgironsiae genome contains:
- a CDS encoding 7TM diverse intracellular signaling domain-containing protein gives rise to the protein MKRLFYSFLKKGGVKYSYKHTPMYLFRVFVLILCFSASSLFSEEAIPLSSQVERKRISTEVYFLEDSNKGLGIEKASSVEYSGKFKKSDMDPLNFGQTNFDYWIKITLKNPEKTQIRKILELDYTNIDRVDFFAENSSGKQELVNSSGMAFPYPVRKVNHRNFIYTLDFQPEQTRTFYLKLNTSGGLVFPLILWNPETFYHHNADIHLGLGLYYGIMCVMILYHLLIFLSTRDISYLFFVTNIFGFFGIQLVLTGHGFQYLWSEYPDLQRNLYVVFTGICMSSLVLFAQKFLNTEENINRNLNYSLNFTWALHALLIFSPLFLPPEFTVKVSLALSILAPSLVLIAASICFFKNYRPARYFLLAFSFLCISGMFVVLKFANLVGVSNWADDGLYIGSSMSALIFSFALADKINILKKEKEDAQRKIFEAQKENLEMQKTLNDSLEFLVIERTKTIEEQKLDIEAKAKLIEKDLAIAGKIQFSLLPSVLPKAHNVRIAYRCIPMLHVGGDFVDLISDRTGRALGIFICDVTGHGTGAAMVAAMVKMALADWSDYLSDPGYMLAKMRAQLMGKLNGNFVTATMITFYPESGRILIANAGHPEAILIRKSNGKHETYRPSGIAINEFLSTPNYQTLKTELTKGDKLILYTDGLPEARSKDGDFYGDDRFLDLLKNFSELEPELFCNSVIGKIQHFTEEEQSSHDDMAMVVLEYLG